The following coding sequences are from one Veillonella rodentium window:
- a CDS encoding M23 family metallopeptidase — protein sequence MLKLPVFISNRIERNGENCILTLTVKQAKLVAVITSAVILLALALGIWGIVRQAEVMQLRQQTQLQSEQLKLLQQKTEVLDKKIQNLNQISEENKQMLKGAESGTPAQGGGDGSDPKPEAADTEQPTTLTAAQLSAQLSKMDKEAQKLLVSFYTMRNILRDGGAQDLMALQQINYSAGSGGAANSTTPSIWPSKGVITSPFGSRVDPVTGTIGAFHEGIDIADDYGSQIVATAGGVVTIAGYTSGGYGNLVEIDHGNGFVTRYGHNSAVLVTPGMTVKQGQTIALMGSTGKSTGAHVHYEVRLNGAPVDPMVFLPISN from the coding sequence ATGTTGAAATTACCAGTATTCATTTCGAACAGAATTGAAAGAAATGGAGAAAACTGCATATTGACATTGACTGTAAAACAGGCAAAACTTGTGGCGGTTATCACCTCCGCAGTTATTCTGTTGGCATTAGCACTCGGTATCTGGGGCATCGTGCGCCAGGCCGAGGTGATGCAATTACGTCAACAAACTCAATTGCAATCGGAACAACTAAAACTATTACAACAGAAAACAGAGGTTTTGGATAAGAAGATTCAAAACTTAAATCAAATCAGTGAAGAGAACAAGCAGATGCTGAAAGGCGCTGAATCGGGCACTCCTGCACAAGGGGGAGGGGACGGCAGCGACCCAAAACCGGAAGCCGCTGATACGGAGCAACCGACTACGTTAACGGCGGCACAACTATCGGCTCAATTATCTAAAATGGATAAAGAAGCGCAGAAACTGTTGGTCAGCTTCTATACGATGCGCAATATTCTTCGTGACGGCGGCGCTCAGGACTTGATGGCGCTGCAACAAATCAACTACTCTGCCGGATCCGGCGGTGCCGCTAACAGTACAACTCCGAGCATCTGGCCTAGTAAGGGCGTTATTACCTCTCCATTCGGCAGTCGTGTCGATCCTGTGACGGGCACTATCGGTGCATTCCACGAAGGCATCGACATCGCTGATGACTACGGCAGTCAGATCGTGGCTACCGCAGGTGGTGTTGTTACCATTGCGGGCTATACGAGCGGCGGGTACGGTAACCTCGTTGAAATCGATCACGGCAACGGCTTTGTGACCCGCTATGGACATAACAGTGCTGTGCTCGTCACCCCTGGTATGACTGTAAAACAGGGGCAGACCATCGCGTTGATGGGCAGCACCGGTAAAAGTACGGGGGCTCACGTCCATTATGAAGTACGCCTAAACGGCGCACCGGTGGATCCGATGGTATTCCTGCCTATCAGCAATTAA
- a CDS encoding nitroreductase family protein has product MEGFKSLAASRYSVRKFDTKQVEQEKVDSLLEVAGLVPTAHNNQPQRLLVLDSADSLNRLKDCTPCHFNAPLAIIVCYDNKVSWKRSFDNEDMGVVDASIVATHIILEVVDLGLGSTWVAYFDPDKIHELFSLPDNIIPVAVIPIGYPHAESVPAPGHTARFDINDLTTYNSF; this is encoded by the coding sequence ATGGAAGGTTTTAAATCGTTAGCAGCAAGTCGGTATTCTGTTCGGAAGTTTGACACTAAACAGGTGGAGCAGGAGAAGGTTGATTCGCTTTTAGAGGTTGCCGGATTGGTGCCTACGGCTCATAATAATCAGCCGCAGAGGCTTCTTGTGCTCGATTCGGCGGATAGTTTAAATCGGTTGAAGGATTGTACACCGTGTCATTTTAACGCACCGTTAGCGATTATTGTCTGCTACGATAACAAGGTCAGCTGGAAACGCTCTTTTGATAATGAGGATATGGGGGTCGTAGATGCAAGTATTGTAGCGACTCATATTATACTTGAGGTGGTGGATTTAGGTTTGGGCAGCACCTGGGTGGCTTATTTTGATCCGGATAAGATCCATGAGTTATTTTCCTTGCCGGACAATATCATTCCTGTGGCTGTTATTCCGATCGGTTACCCTCATGCTGAAAGTGTTCCTGCTCCGGGGCATACGGCGCGTTTTGATATTAATGATTTAACGACGTATAATTCGTTTTAA
- a CDS encoding GerW family sporulation protein: protein MENSNVKENLEVLFEKFKNMIKVETVVGEAVQIGDTTLVPFVDVTFGFGTGTNHNVANKSQESGGGGGGARMEPSAILVIKGDRIELFNIKGNPYSSSFDRLIGLVPDLVSKLKSDKYIYLNDEAQ, encoded by the coding sequence ATGGAGAACAGTAATGTAAAAGAGAATTTGGAAGTCCTATTTGAGAAATTTAAAAATATGATCAAGGTGGAAACCGTTGTGGGCGAGGCGGTGCAGATCGGCGATACCACATTGGTGCCGTTCGTGGACGTAACCTTCGGTTTCGGGACCGGTACGAATCATAATGTTGCCAATAAAAGTCAGGAATCCGGCGGCGGTGGCGGCGGTGCGCGCATGGAACCGAGCGCTATTCTCGTTATCAAAGGGGATCGCATCGAGTTGTTTAACATCAAGGGGAATCCTTACAGCAGCAGCTTCGATCGTCTTATCGGTCTGGTGCCGGATCTCGTGTCCAAGCTCAAATCCGACAAGTATATTTATTTGAATGATGAAGCGCAATAG
- the hydF gene encoding [FeFe] hydrogenase H-cluster maturation GTPase HydF, whose translation MEQTPKANRIHIGFFGRCNAGKSTLINMLTDQPVSLVSDVAGTTTDPVSKAMEILPLGPVVITDTAGVDDTSQLGALRIEKTEELVKKINLAVYVLRTDECPTSDDMHWLGLLKQQHVPVAIFINEIGGASGESYAKKHASLEEWATVIASADFTENTCRLELLDLLGGLTPLDVEGEQTLLEGLVEVGDMIVLVCPIDSAAPKGRLILPQVQVIREILDRQGLALVCQTEELPAMLSSLKKPPKLVICDSQAFERVDELTPQTIPLTSFSILMARFKGKLQDLVAGVEAIHNLKTGSKVLISEGCTHRRQCDDIGTVKIPMWLEKKGYKGLDLEFTSGGAFPKDVSRYDLIIHCGACMLTRREVLRRIDCAVVQGTSIVNYGVLIASLHGILERAISPFINEIKM comes from the coding sequence ATGGAACAAACACCTAAGGCAAACCGTATACATATAGGCTTCTTCGGCCGTTGTAATGCGGGTAAGTCTACACTGATTAATATGTTGACCGACCAGCCGGTATCTCTCGTATCCGATGTGGCGGGAACGACGACGGATCCGGTGAGTAAGGCCATGGAAATTTTGCCGTTAGGCCCCGTAGTAATCACCGATACGGCCGGGGTAGATGATACATCTCAGCTGGGGGCTTTACGTATCGAAAAAACGGAAGAGCTTGTTAAGAAAATTAATCTTGCCGTTTATGTACTGCGTACCGATGAATGTCCGACGTCCGATGATATGCACTGGCTGGGTCTGTTAAAACAGCAACATGTACCGGTAGCGATTTTTATCAATGAAATCGGTGGCGCTTCCGGTGAAAGTTATGCTAAAAAGCATGCTTCTTTGGAGGAATGGGCGACCGTAATCGCCTCGGCTGACTTTACGGAGAATACGTGCCGTCTGGAGCTGCTCGATTTATTGGGCGGTCTTACACCTCTTGATGTAGAAGGGGAGCAAACCTTATTAGAGGGCCTTGTGGAGGTCGGAGATATGATTGTTCTCGTGTGTCCTATCGATAGTGCGGCGCCTAAGGGGCGTCTCATTTTACCGCAAGTGCAGGTTATACGAGAAATTTTGGACCGGCAAGGTCTTGCCTTGGTATGTCAGACGGAAGAATTACCGGCTATGCTCAGTTCTCTGAAGAAGCCGCCAAAGCTTGTGATTTGTGACTCCCAGGCCTTTGAGCGGGTGGATGAGTTAACGCCACAAACTATTCCGTTGACTTCTTTTTCTATCTTGATGGCACGATTTAAGGGTAAATTACAGGATTTGGTGGCCGGTGTAGAGGCTATACATAATTTAAAAACAGGTTCCAAGGTGCTTATCAGTGAAGGTTGCACGCATCGACGTCAGTGTGATGATATAGGAACTGTTAAAATTCCTATGTGGCTGGAAAAGAAGGGCTATAAAGGGTTAGATCTGGAATTTACCAGTGGCGGAGCCTTTCCGAAGGATGTATCGCGGTATGATCTTATCATTCACTGCGGTGCCTGTATGTTGACCCGTCGTGAAGTGTTGCGTCGTATTGACTGCGCCGTCGTACAGGGCACATCCATCGTAAATTACGGTGTACTCATCGCATCGTTGCATGGTATACTGGAACGGGCTATAAGCCCGTTTATAAATGAAATTAAGATGTGA
- a CDS encoding DUF4446 family protein → MFESIQPWIGAVMIILVIALLAYCVTLHIRLNSLKKKYDFFMKGENGASLERKLSVEVSEIRDAAKGLESMLSEQANIRNIQSNTIQKIGFIKYNAFENIGNDLSFALTLLDGNNNGICISSIYGRSESRIFSKPIVKGKSLVNLSQEELESLNEALGERTNAEALTSAIVSK, encoded by the coding sequence ATGTTCGAATCGATTCAACCGTGGATTGGCGCGGTAATGATTATCCTCGTGATAGCATTGCTTGCATATTGTGTGACCTTGCACATCCGTTTGAACAGCCTGAAAAAGAAATACGATTTCTTTATGAAAGGCGAGAACGGTGCCAGTTTGGAACGTAAATTATCCGTTGAGGTCAGTGAAATTCGCGATGCCGCGAAGGGGCTTGAATCCATGCTCAGCGAGCAGGCAAACATCCGCAATATTCAGAGCAATACGATACAGAAAATCGGCTTTATCAAATATAATGCCTTTGAAAACATCGGCAATGATTTATCCTTTGCTCTTACGTTGCTTGACGGCAATAATAACGGCATCTGTATTTCCAGTATTTACGGCCGTAGCGAGTCTCGTATCTTTAGTAAACCGATTGTGAAAGGTAAAAGTCTCGTCAATCTTTCACAGGAGGAATTAGAAAGTTTGAACGAAGCGTTGGGTGAACGTACGAACGCGGAAGCGTTAACGAGTGCCATCGTTTCAAAATAA
- a CDS encoding DUF1858 domain-containing protein, whose translation MAQIAANLQRIKNGQRRYAITPRIPAGFIQPDQLQKYIDVANKFGAVLKLTGSQRIMITNLKAESVDQAWEMLGMEPAYTVSNRVRSVKICPGTTFCKRAKQDSVHLGMQIERKYLSEEMPSKMKIGISGCPNSCTESRMKDVGVIGTVEGWNVYAGGSGGAHPRIGDLIAEVKTEKEALALVDRIIAYYKENAQIERMGEFIDRIGLEAFKAAVLGDLEGAPAESKSDEPAVFLPGQGNDPIVEQPRLEAGAPITPDTIIRDIVDTYPVVVPVLQSIGMGCLGCPSSTAEPLWQAAEIHGVNVYDLIEKLETARKGA comes from the coding sequence ATGGCACAAATCGCAGCAAATTTACAACGCATTAAAAACGGTCAACGCCGTTATGCAATTACACCGCGTATTCCGGCGGGTTTCATTCAACCGGATCAATTACAGAAATATATCGACGTAGCGAACAAATTCGGGGCCGTCCTCAAATTGACGGGCAGCCAACGCATTATGATTACGAATTTGAAAGCTGAGAGCGTGGACCAGGCGTGGGAAATGCTCGGCATGGAACCGGCTTACACCGTGTCCAATCGCGTGCGCAGCGTCAAAATCTGCCCGGGCACGACGTTCTGTAAGCGTGCTAAACAGGACAGCGTCCATCTCGGCATGCAGATTGAACGCAAGTATCTATCCGAGGAAATGCCCAGCAAGATGAAAATCGGCATTTCCGGTTGTCCGAATTCCTGTACTGAAAGCCGCATGAAAGACGTCGGCGTCATCGGTACCGTTGAGGGCTGGAATGTATACGCAGGCGGCAGCGGCGGTGCTCACCCTCGCATCGGCGACCTCATTGCAGAGGTGAAAACAGAAAAAGAAGCTCTTGCATTAGTCGACAGAATCATCGCCTATTACAAAGAAAACGCACAAATTGAACGGATGGGCGAATTCATCGACCGCATCGGTTTAGAGGCTTTCAAAGCGGCCGTATTGGGCGACCTCGAAGGGGCTCCCGCTGAAAGTAAATCCGATGAGCCGGCTGTATTCTTGCCGGGCCAGGGCAACGATCCTATCGTGGAACAGCCCCGCCTCGAAGCAGGCGCTCCGATTACGCCGGACACAATCATTCGCGACATCGTGGATACCTATCCGGTCGTTGTACCCGTATTACAAAGCATCGGCATGGGCTGCCTCGGCTGTCCGTCTTCTACGGCTGAACCATTGTGGCAGGCCGCAGAAATTCACGGTGTAAACGTATACGATTTAATAGAAAAATTAGAAACTGCACGCAAAGGAGCTTAA
- a CDS encoding cupin domain-containing protein, whose product MTGTVNQELGLLFQGPNYVIVKKGGKAGEKVEKHNHPEANVIFTVVKGKVQVFLNETEEHILVPGQVLEFNGDNYIQATLVEDSEFVVNLIHKPE is encoded by the coding sequence ATGACAGGCACAGTAAATCAAGAATTAGGTTTATTATTTCAAGGTCCGAACTACGTCATCGTGAAAAAAGGCGGCAAAGCCGGTGAGAAAGTCGAAAAACACAACCATCCGGAAGCCAACGTCATCTTCACGGTCGTAAAAGGCAAAGTACAGGTATTCCTCAACGAAACTGAAGAACACATCCTCGTACCGGGCCAAGTACTCGAATTCAACGGCGACAACTATATCCAGGCAACACTCGTGGAAGACAGCGAATTCGTAGTAAACCTTATCCATAAACCGGAATAA
- the gyrA gene encoding DNA gyrase subunit A, which translates to MADQQWSHGNIHPVQIDKEMKNAYIDYAMSVIVMRALPDVRDGLKPVHRRILYAMHETGMTPNKPYKKSARIVGDVLGKYHPHGDSSVYDATVRLAQDFNTRYLLVDGHGNFGSIDGDSAAAMRYTEVRMAKITMEMLADIDKETVDFMPNYDESLQEPTVLPAKIPNLLINGSSGIAVGMATNIPPHNLNEVCNGLAMLIDNPDVTVDELMKAIKGPDFPTGALILGREGIKKAYATGRGSVKMRARASIEEMSKGKHRIVVTEIPYQVNKARVIESIANLSRDKVVDGITALRDESDRQGLRIVIELRADVQPDIVLNKLYKHTQLQETFGVIMLALVDGHPRVLNLKEVLGYYLNHRLDVIVRRTRFELNKAEARAHILEGLLIALDHIDEVIATIRSSQTDDIARNALMEKFGLSEKQAVAILDMRLRRLTGLEREKIEDEYKELLALIEDLKAILASEARQRQIVKDELDDMKKKYGDPRRSEITIDTSDLDVEDLIADEEMVITLTKQGYIKRMNANVYRNQHKGGAGVIGMKTKEDDYVTQIMHVRTHNTLLFFTSTGRTYRLKAYEVPEAGSRNSRGTAMVNVLPLAVGESVTTMIDLERIQEDVNLFMVTELGVVKRTAIEEYRNIRRSGLNAINLDEGDRLISVNVTTGNQDILIGTKLGIAIRFNENDARLMKRAAHGVRGIKLNTGDVVVGAGVLDTEERDVQIFTISEEGFGKRNDADAYTLQKRGGKGSKNFKITNKTGDVVAVEVVHNDDEVMLISEQGKIIRFNMNDIAVKKGKAISGVKTQNLDEGDKVASIAVIPAGEIENEEEL; encoded by the coding sequence GTGGCAGACCAACAGTGGTCCCACGGGAATATTCATCCCGTTCAGATTGATAAAGAAATGAAGAACGCGTACATCGATTACGCTATGTCCGTAATCGTTATGCGTGCGCTTCCGGATGTGCGCGACGGTTTGAAGCCGGTGCATCGTCGAATTTTGTACGCTATGCACGAAACAGGCATGACGCCGAACAAGCCGTACAAGAAATCCGCCCGTATCGTCGGTGACGTACTCGGTAAGTATCATCCACATGGGGATAGCTCCGTTTACGATGCGACGGTTCGTTTGGCGCAGGATTTCAATACCCGTTACCTATTGGTGGACGGGCACGGTAACTTCGGTTCCATCGACGGCGATAGTGCCGCTGCGATGCGTTATACCGAGGTTCGTATGGCGAAGATCACGATGGAAATGCTTGCCGATATCGACAAGGAAACCGTTGATTTCATGCCGAATTATGATGAAAGCTTGCAGGAACCGACCGTTTTGCCGGCGAAGATTCCGAATCTTCTCATCAACGGCTCCAGCGGTATCGCCGTAGGGATGGCGACAAATATTCCGCCGCATAATCTCAACGAGGTGTGTAACGGTCTTGCGATGCTCATCGACAATCCGGATGTGACTGTGGATGAATTGATGAAAGCCATCAAAGGGCCTGACTTCCCGACAGGGGCGCTTATTTTGGGCCGGGAAGGTATCAAAAAAGCATATGCCACAGGTCGCGGCAGCGTGAAAATGCGCGCCCGTGCATCTATCGAAGAGATGTCCAAGGGCAAGCATAGAATTGTGGTTACCGAAATTCCATATCAGGTCAACAAGGCTCGTGTGATTGAAAGCATCGCGAATCTCAGTCGTGACAAGGTTGTGGACGGTATCACCGCATTGCGTGACGAATCCGACCGTCAGGGTTTGCGCATCGTTATCGAATTGCGCGCTGATGTGCAACCGGATATCGTGCTTAATAAATTGTATAAACATACCCAACTTCAGGAAACATTCGGCGTGATTATGCTCGCCCTCGTGGACGGTCATCCTCGCGTATTGAATTTGAAAGAAGTCTTGGGTTACTACTTAAATCATCGCCTCGATGTAATCGTACGCCGTACGCGCTTTGAACTCAATAAAGCGGAAGCGCGCGCTCACATCCTGGAAGGCTTATTGATTGCACTGGACCACATCGATGAAGTGATCGCGACGATTCGCAGTTCCCAAACGGACGACATCGCACGCAACGCATTGATGGAAAAATTCGGGCTTTCAGAAAAGCAGGCGGTGGCCATCCTCGACATGCGTTTACGCCGTTTAACAGGTTTGGAACGCGAGAAAATCGAAGACGAATACAAGGAATTGTTGGCATTGATCGAAGATTTGAAAGCTATCCTTGCCAGCGAAGCGCGTCAGCGTCAAATCGTTAAGGACGAACTGGACGACATGAAGAAGAAATACGGCGATCCTCGTCGTTCTGAAATCACGATCGATACGTCCGACCTTGATGTGGAGGACCTCATCGCTGACGAAGAAATGGTTATCACCTTGACGAAACAGGGGTATATCAAGCGCATGAATGCGAACGTATATCGCAACCAGCATAAAGGCGGCGCCGGCGTTATCGGCATGAAGACGAAGGAAGATGATTATGTAACGCAGATTATGCACGTGCGGACGCATAATACCTTGCTATTCTTCACGTCTACGGGCCGTACGTATCGTCTCAAGGCGTACGAAGTACCGGAAGCGGGTTCACGCAATTCCCGCGGTACCGCGATGGTCAATGTATTGCCGCTCGCCGTGGGTGAATCGGTTACGACCATGATCGATCTTGAACGTATACAGGAAGATGTAAACTTATTCATGGTGACGGAGCTCGGCGTCGTGAAACGTACAGCTATCGAAGAATACCGCAACATTCGTCGTTCCGGCCTCAATGCGATTAATCTCGATGAGGGGGACCGCTTGATTTCCGTCAATGTGACGACTGGCAATCAGGATATTCTGATCGGTACGAAACTCGGTATCGCTATCCGCTTTAACGAAAATGATGCGCGCCTCATGAAGCGGGCGGCTCACGGTGTGCGCGGTATTAAGCTCAATACGGGCGATGTCGTTGTCGGTGCCGGTGTCCTTGATACAGAGGAACGGGATGTGCAGATCTTCACCATCTCCGAAGAAGGCTTCGGCAAGCGCAATGATGCGGATGCGTACACATTGCAGAAACGCGGCGGTAAGGGCTCGAAGAACTTTAAGATCACGAACAAGACCGGCGATGTCGTGGCTGTAGAGGTCGTTCATAATGATGACGAAGTGATGCTCATTTCCGAGCAGGGCAAGATTATCCGCTTCAACATGAACGATATTGCCGTTAAGAAGGGCAAAGCTATTTCCGGCGTGAAAACGCAGAACCTTGACGAAGGCGATAAGGTTGCGAGCATTGCTGTCATTCCGGCAGGGGAAATCGAAAACGAAGAAGAATTATAA
- the sfsA gene encoding DNA/RNA nuclease SfsA → MKVLYDTILKGRFVNRPNRFVVHIELDGEVVTAHLPNPGRMWELLFPGIIMYAVPHSKPDAKTQFRVVGIERDGQVIMLDTNYSNDVAQHLIENRLIPGWEQWRVVRREYTVKVHGTSSRFDLLLTNDHGEEFLLEVKSCTLFSKTGAMFPDAITERGRKHLLHLKELQDEGYHTGVLFLVQWDRARWFLPDYHTDLAFAQTFKEVAPHLDWKAVAVAWDDTFAMPTVARECMYPGAVLASEAHDSGVYVMVMHLDRDLELEIGSKGMMHFKAGYYMYVGSAKANLTKRIERHKRKRKKMHWHLDYFRGHCEMIGGLPIRTSGHPQAMTLGAQIQREFANDDSPVRESTAVGAIDVSVTDRGIIMGTTMGESEIDVECALADAVRAIAEWDVPNFGCSDCECNSHLFGMTENPIHNKGFMDVIEEFRMNMLDELVNG, encoded by the coding sequence ATGAAAGTATTATATGACACTATATTGAAGGGACGTTTTGTGAATCGGCCCAATCGTTTCGTCGTTCACATTGAACTGGACGGCGAGGTTGTGACTGCTCATTTGCCGAATCCGGGTCGCATGTGGGAACTGCTGTTTCCCGGTATCATCATGTATGCAGTGCCTCACAGCAAGCCTGATGCGAAGACACAGTTTCGCGTGGTCGGTATCGAGCGGGACGGGCAGGTCATCATGCTCGATACAAATTACAGTAATGATGTGGCTCAGCATCTCATTGAGAATCGGCTCATTCCCGGCTGGGAACAGTGGCGCGTCGTACGCCGCGAATATACCGTGAAAGTTCACGGCACGTCATCGCGCTTTGATTTACTTTTAACGAATGATCATGGTGAGGAATTTCTGCTGGAGGTCAAGTCCTGCACATTGTTTTCCAAGACGGGCGCCATGTTTCCGGATGCTATTACCGAGCGCGGTCGCAAGCATCTGCTGCATTTAAAGGAATTACAGGATGAAGGGTATCACACGGGCGTGCTGTTTCTTGTTCAATGGGACAGGGCCCGGTGGTTCCTGCCGGATTACCATACGGATCTCGCGTTTGCCCAGACCTTTAAAGAGGTGGCGCCGCATCTTGACTGGAAAGCCGTTGCCGTAGCGTGGGATGACACCTTTGCCATGCCGACGGTCGCCCGTGAATGTATGTATCCCGGTGCAGTTCTTGCCAGCGAAGCTCATGATAGCGGTGTGTACGTCATGGTGATGCATCTGGATCGCGATTTGGAACTTGAAATCGGTTCCAAAGGAATGATGCATTTCAAGGCGGGCTATTATATGTATGTAGGCTCTGCGAAGGCGAACCTCACAAAGCGCATCGAGCGGCATAAACGAAAACGCAAGAAGATGCATTGGCATTTGGATTATTTCCGCGGGCACTGTGAAATGATCGGAGGCCTGCCGATACGAACCAGCGGGCACCCGCAGGCCATGACGCTTGGTGCTCAGATACAGCGTGAGTTCGCTAACGACGACTCGCCTGTTCGTGAAAGCACCGCTGTGGGCGCAATCGATGTGAGCGTAACCGATAGGGGAATAATTATGGGTACAACTATGGGCGAAAGCGAAATTGACGTAGAATGCGCTCTGGCTGATGCGGTGCGAGCTATTGCGGAATGGGATGTACCGAACTTCGGGTGCAGCGACTGTGAGTGCAACAGCCATCTGTTCGGAATGACGGAAAACCCGATACATAATAAAGGGTTCATGGATGTGATTGAGGAGTTTCGGATGAATATGCTAGATGAACTAGTTAATGGTTAA
- a CDS encoding OmpH family outer membrane protein: MNVTKKLTTLAIVGALSATAAVASAANIGLVNMSQVVNSYPGYGALDMKMQQVDAQYRPQIEKKVAEIEKIQDKAQAEAEFNKSVAPLLQKENEEINKIAEPMMQSIHNAVETIRVEKHMDVVLDDPYTIRAADKDSKIENITDEVIKRLKK, translated from the coding sequence ATGAACGTAACTAAGAAATTAACAACTCTAGCTATCGTTGGCGCTCTTTCCGCTACTGCAGCTGTAGCAAGTGCGGCTAATATCGGCTTGGTGAATATGAGTCAGGTAGTTAACAGCTATCCCGGTTATGGCGCTTTGGATATGAAAATGCAACAGGTAGACGCTCAATACCGTCCACAAATTGAGAAGAAAGTTGCTGAAATTGAAAAAATTCAGGATAAAGCACAAGCTGAAGCTGAATTCAATAAATCCGTAGCTCCATTGCTTCAAAAGGAAAACGAAGAAATCAATAAAATTGCTGAACCTATGATGCAGTCGATTCACAACGCAGTAGAAACAATCCGCGTTGAAAAACACATGGATGTAGTTTTGGATGATCCATACACAATCCGCGCTGCTGATAAAGACAGCAAAATTGAAAATATTACCGATGAAGTAATTAAACGCCTTAAAAAATAA
- a CDS encoding cob(I)yrinic acid a,c-diamide adenosyltransferase → MKAYVQVYTGEGKGKTTAAIGLAIRAIGAGKKVLFLQFMKSKVYSEHNILPSLENLTLETVGKPFFIIKEGMKGKDELAKWGDEVVVFESGNPPNDYVALIETGYERALEAISGGDYDLVILDEYNMALFFELITWEKTKALLDARNPETELVFTGRGAPQELIDEADLVTEMKEIKHYYLQGVMARKGIEN, encoded by the coding sequence ATGAAGGCCTATGTACAAGTTTATACCGGTGAAGGTAAGGGTAAAACGACCGCAGCTATCGGTTTGGCCATCCGTGCCATCGGCGCCGGCAAGAAAGTCCTCTTTTTACAGTTTATGAAATCTAAAGTATATAGTGAACATAATATATTGCCATCTTTGGAGAATCTGACGTTGGAGACGGTGGGCAAGCCGTTCTTTATCATCAAGGAAGGCATGAAGGGCAAGGATGAACTCGCCAAATGGGGCGATGAGGTAGTCGTCTTTGAGTCCGGCAACCCGCCGAATGATTATGTGGCGCTTATCGAAACGGGGTATGAGCGGGCATTGGAAGCCATTTCGGGCGGTGATTACGATCTGGTCATCCTCGACGAATATAATATGGCGCTCTTCTTCGAACTTATTACATGGGAAAAAACGAAGGCTCTATTGGATGCCCGTAATCCTGAAACGGAACTTGTATTTACCGGTCGCGGGGCCCCTCAGGAACTCATTGATGAGGCCGATCTTGTTACGGAAATGAAGGAAATTAAGCATTATTACTTGCAAGGTGTGATGGCCCGAAAGGGGATTGAAAATTAG